One Streptomyces sp. P9-A2 DNA window includes the following coding sequences:
- a CDS encoding SAM-dependent methyltransferase gives MTGQQHPVEIDTSKPHTARMYDWYLGGKDNYPVDEAMGRQMLTLDPRVPVMARVNRSFMQRATRWLAGQGIRQFLDIGTGIPTEPNLHQVAQEIAPDARVVYCDNDPIVLAHAGALLRGTDEGVTEYLQADVRDPESILEGARKILDFDRPVALSLIALLHFISDEDGAHELVGRLLAELPSGSYLVVSHATPDFTPEESKAATEKLKAAGVTLALRSREEFTRLFAGLELVAPGVQVPHLWHPELGEPVPGQDDGVIPGYGAVGRKA, from the coding sequence ATGACCGGGCAGCAGCACCCCGTCGAGATCGACACGAGCAAGCCGCACACCGCGCGGATGTACGACTGGTACCTCGGAGGCAAGGACAACTACCCCGTCGACGAGGCCATGGGCCGGCAGATGCTCACCCTCGACCCGAGGGTGCCCGTGATGGCGCGGGTGAACCGCTCCTTCATGCAGCGCGCCACGCGCTGGCTCGCCGGCCAGGGCATACGCCAGTTCCTCGACATCGGCACCGGCATCCCCACCGAGCCGAACCTCCACCAGGTGGCCCAGGAGATCGCACCCGACGCGCGCGTCGTCTACTGCGACAACGACCCGATCGTGCTGGCCCACGCCGGCGCGCTGCTGCGCGGCACCGACGAGGGCGTGACCGAGTACCTCCAGGCCGATGTGCGCGATCCGGAGAGCATCCTGGAGGGTGCGCGGAAGATCCTCGACTTCGACCGGCCGGTCGCGCTCTCCCTCATCGCGCTGCTGCACTTCATCTCCGACGAGGACGGCGCCCACGAACTGGTCGGCCGGCTGCTGGCCGAGCTGCCCTCCGGCAGCTACCTGGTGGTCTCCCACGCGACGCCCGACTTCACCCCCGAGGAATCGAAGGCGGCCACCGAGAAGCTCAAGGCCGCGGGCGTCACGCTGGCCCTGCGCTCCCGCGAGGAGTTCACCCGTCTCTTCGCCGGCCTCGAGCTGGTCGCCCCCGGCGTCCAGGTGCCCCACCTGTGGCACCCCGAACTGGGCGAGCCCGTACCGGGCCAGGACGACGGGGTGATCCCGGGGTACGGGGCGGTGGGGCGCAAGGCCTAG
- a CDS encoding DUF397 domain-containing protein, with protein sequence MPARELGSEGWHKPWSGGNGGNCLEAMKLDDGRIAVRQSTDPDGPALIYTSAEMTAFIEGAKAGEADFLLS encoded by the coding sequence ATGCCCGCGCGCGAGCTGGGCAGCGAGGGCTGGCACAAGCCGTGGAGCGGCGGCAACGGCGGCAACTGCCTGGAGGCGATGAAGCTCGACGACGGCCGGATCGCCGTACGGCAGTCCACCGACCCGGACGGGCCGGCGCTCATCTACACCTCGGCCGAGATGACGGCCTTCATCGAAGGAGCCAAAGCGGGAGAGGCGGATTTCCTGCTGTCCTGA
- a CDS encoding helix-turn-helix domain-containing protein, protein MSEPRSAPTVGQVVLGRRLLDLRESAGLKREEAARVLRVAPATVRRMEMAEVALKIPYLQLLLKAYGVSDSEADAFVQLAEDANRPGWWQRFHEILPGWFSMYVSLEGAATLIRSYEPHFVPGLLQTEDYARGVLLSGAIGQTRPEDIEGHVALRMQRQDLLTRDDAPRLWVVMDETALRRPVGGPEVMRAQIDRLLEATKLPNVTLQVAPFASGPHPGTYGPFVLFRFAMPELPDMVYSEYLTGAVYLDARTEVATHLEVMDRMAAQAATAHRTKVILRDLRKEL, encoded by the coding sequence GTGAGTGAACCGCGGTCCGCGCCGACGGTCGGCCAGGTCGTCCTCGGCCGGCGCCTGCTGGATCTGCGGGAAAGCGCCGGCCTCAAACGTGAGGAGGCCGCACGCGTCCTGCGCGTCGCCCCCGCCACGGTCCGGCGCATGGAGATGGCCGAGGTCGCGCTCAAGATTCCGTACCTCCAGCTTCTGCTGAAGGCATACGGGGTCTCCGACAGCGAGGCCGACGCCTTCGTACAGCTGGCGGAGGACGCCAACCGGCCCGGCTGGTGGCAGCGCTTCCACGAGATCCTGCCCGGCTGGTTCTCGATGTACGTCAGTCTCGAGGGCGCGGCTACGCTCATCCGCAGCTACGAGCCCCACTTCGTCCCAGGTCTGCTGCAGACCGAGGACTACGCACGCGGCGTGCTGCTCTCGGGTGCCATCGGGCAGACCCGGCCCGAGGACATCGAGGGACACGTCGCCCTGCGCATGCAACGGCAGGATCTGCTCACCCGTGACGACGCGCCCCGGCTGTGGGTCGTCATGGACGAGACGGCGCTGCGCCGCCCGGTCGGCGGCCCGGAGGTGATGCGTGCCCAGATCGACAGACTCCTCGAGGCCACGAAGCTGCCCAACGTGACGCTCCAGGTAGCCCCGTTCGCCAGTGGGCCGCACCCCGGCACGTACGGGCCGTTCGTGCTGTTCCGATTCGCCATGCCCGAACTGCCGGACATGGTCTACAGCGAGTACCTGACCGGCGCCGTCTACCTGGACGCGCGCACCGAGGTGGCGACCCACCTCGAAGTCATGGACCGCATGGCGGCGCAGGCCGCTACAGCACATCGCACGAAGGTGATCCTCAGGGATCTCCGCAAGGAGCTGTGA
- a CDS encoding ATP-binding protein, with the protein MASVIPPAPLGTDAAARPFGLGSAQGAADSAGAVVQRRFRFELAAHPGSPAQARRLTRARLTGWSVCEDTCDTAALVVSELVTNAIVHTASSHIVCELHDGDDLVRIAVRDEGCAPGRPRANTRQQPEEEHGRGLLLVDAMCHAWGAHEQGPGLLVWAELPRKADTPRPSDGPRNDLGWGERPKPGPAGGRDESEEPEQRHHREAAPTASPAPPPCQHTAPRRYRRDGEWA; encoded by the coding sequence GTGGCAAGCGTGATTCCGCCCGCGCCCTTAGGAACAGACGCCGCTGCGCGCCCCTTCGGTCTCGGCTCCGCTCAGGGAGCCGCCGACTCCGCAGGGGCTGTTGTCCAGCGCCGGTTCCGCTTCGAACTGGCTGCTCACCCGGGTTCTCCCGCGCAGGCCAGACGCCTGACAAGGGCCCGACTGACCGGCTGGTCGGTGTGCGAGGACACCTGCGACACAGCGGCTCTGGTCGTCTCCGAACTCGTCACCAACGCCATCGTGCACACGGCGAGCAGCCACATAGTCTGCGAGCTGCACGACGGCGACGACCTGGTGCGCATCGCCGTACGGGACGAGGGCTGCGCCCCCGGCCGACCCCGTGCGAACACCCGGCAGCAGCCGGAGGAGGAGCACGGCAGGGGCCTGCTTCTCGTGGACGCCATGTGTCACGCCTGGGGCGCCCACGAGCAGGGCCCCGGGCTGCTGGTCTGGGCCGAGCTGCCCCGCAAGGCCGACACACCGCGCCCCTCCGACGGGCCGCGGAACGACCTCGGCTGGGGCGAGCGCCCCAAGCCGGGCCCGGCCGGTGGCCGGGACGAGAGCGAGGAGCCCGAGCAGCGGCACCACCGCGAAGCGGCCCCGACCGCTTCGCCCGCACCTCCCCCCTGTCAGCACACGGCCCCGCGCCGGTACCGCCGGGACGGGGAATGGGCGTGA
- a CDS encoding FUSC family protein, with the protein MSRTAPAVPPWLAHALRSQRGPVPWSAVTRGALGGGPLLVAAVLAGRPTLGVVAAIGAMFAGINDRPGSRRVSVNRIGVPALAGAAGLLVGTYTGDHAPAVLLTLILTGCGLAAGAVSALGPVGSAAGTQLLVGAAVGAGMPLPETGWQRALAFLAGAAWLLLLRLALPTPGSLAGDFRFDGERHAVAGVYEAVAALLDAAGSPTAIARRAALTAALDHAQDVLAGPRLRRYASSAAERRLHAQYAAALPLAEAATALAWAGEAVPARTSEGPRRLAVAVRGGAPGGPLPAPSRSVPALRALDDALLRAAVAFDRADGGDLHTRRRSRAALARTVLGTRGQEYGLRVALCFGVSVAVAQALYHARWYGQHDHWYWLPVTAVFLVKPDLGPLASRVLNRAAGTVLGALLFAGFAAVLPRPEGLIALVAVSGALIPVAARHFAAQTTVITVLVLALVMVGGEPQASVARIGETLLACAIVLVVGHLPMPVRRGGAIRARLTEAGDAAHTYLAHVLDGSGDRAARWTLRREAYRALAEARGAIALASAELPALARHADGADDFAALLERLVDTTTACAVHLDDTGRLDARHAEQLTELRDALSEHREHVGVRLPELSVTG; encoded by the coding sequence GTGTCCCGTACCGCGCCCGCCGTACCTCCGTGGCTCGCCCACGCCCTGCGCTCCCAGCGCGGGCCGGTCCCGTGGAGCGCGGTCACGCGGGGGGCGCTGGGCGGTGGGCCCCTGCTGGTCGCCGCCGTCCTCGCCGGGCGGCCCACCCTCGGTGTCGTCGCCGCCATCGGCGCCATGTTCGCCGGGATCAACGACCGGCCGGGCAGCCGACGTGTCTCCGTCAACCGGATCGGAGTGCCCGCGCTCGCCGGGGCGGCCGGGCTCCTCGTCGGGACGTACACGGGGGACCACGCCCCGGCCGTGCTGCTGACGCTGATATTGACCGGGTGCGGGCTGGCCGCCGGCGCGGTCAGTGCGCTGGGCCCCGTCGGCTCCGCCGCCGGGACGCAGCTGCTCGTCGGGGCCGCCGTCGGCGCCGGGATGCCCCTGCCCGAAACCGGATGGCAGCGGGCGCTCGCCTTCCTCGCCGGAGCCGCGTGGCTGCTTCTGCTGCGGCTGGCACTGCCCACCCCGGGGTCCCTCGCAGGGGACTTCCGGTTCGACGGCGAGCGGCATGCCGTGGCCGGTGTGTACGAGGCCGTCGCCGCGCTGCTCGACGCCGCCGGCTCACCCACCGCCATCGCGCGGCGCGCCGCGCTCACCGCCGCCCTCGACCACGCTCAGGACGTGCTGGCCGGACCCCGGCTGCGGCGGTACGCCAGTTCCGCGGCCGAACGGCGACTGCACGCGCAGTACGCCGCCGCGCTGCCGCTGGCCGAGGCCGCGACCGCGCTGGCCTGGGCCGGGGAGGCCGTACCGGCTCGCACGTCCGAAGGGCCCCGTCGGCTCGCCGTCGCCGTACGCGGCGGTGCCCCCGGCGGGCCGCTGCCCGCGCCCTCCCGGTCCGTCCCCGCGCTGCGCGCCCTCGACGACGCCCTCCTGCGCGCCGCCGTGGCCTTCGACCGGGCCGACGGCGGCGACCTGCACACGCGCCGTCGGTCCCGCGCCGCCCTCGCCCGTACCGTTCTCGGCACCCGGGGTCAGGAGTACGGCCTGCGGGTCGCCCTCTGCTTCGGCGTGAGCGTCGCCGTCGCCCAGGCCCTGTACCACGCCCGCTGGTACGGGCAGCACGACCACTGGTACTGGCTGCCCGTCACCGCCGTCTTCCTCGTCAAGCCCGACCTCGGTCCGCTCGCCTCCCGGGTGCTGAACCGGGCCGCCGGAACCGTGCTCGGGGCGCTCCTCTTCGCCGGGTTCGCCGCCGTGCTGCCCCGGCCGGAAGGGCTCATCGCGCTGGTGGCGGTCAGTGGGGCGCTCATCCCGGTCGCCGCCCGGCACTTCGCCGCGCAGACCACCGTCATCACCGTGCTCGTGCTTGCCCTGGTGATGGTGGGCGGTGAACCGCAGGCCTCCGTGGCACGGATCGGCGAGACACTGCTGGCCTGCGCCATCGTGCTCGTCGTCGGCCACCTGCCGATGCCCGTGCGGCGCGGCGGCGCCATCCGGGCCCGGCTCACGGAAGCGGGGGACGCCGCCCACACGTACCTCGCCCACGTGCTGGACGGGTCCGGCGACCGCGCCGCACGCTGGACCCTGCGCCGCGAGGCCTACCGCGCCCTCGCCGAGGCCCGCGGCGCCATCGCGCTCGCCTCCGCCGAACTCCCCGCGCTCGCCCGGCACGCCGACGGCGCGGACGACTTCGCCGCCCTCCTCGAACGGCTCGTCGACACCACCACCGCCTGCGCCGTCCACCTCGACGACACGGGCCGGCTCGACGCCCGCCACGCCGAGCAGCTCACCGAACTGCGGGACGCCCTCTCGGAGCACCGCGAGCACGTCGGGGTCCGGCTGCCGGAGCTGTCCGTCACCGGGTGA
- a CDS encoding DUF397 domain-containing protein, protein MVRSDIDDLAWFKSSYSAGDGGQCVEVAAGNDLLHVRDSKDKAGPMLGLAPEAWAEFVGFAARHTA, encoded by the coding sequence ATGGTCAGGTCCGACATCGATGACCTGGCGTGGTTCAAGAGCAGTTACAGCGCCGGCGACGGAGGCCAGTGCGTCGAGGTTGCGGCAGGGAACGACCTCCTGCATGTACGCGACTCGAAGGACAAGGCAGGCCCGATGCTCGGCCTCGCGCCGGAGGCGTGGGCGGAGTTCGTCGGGTTCGCCGCTCGGCACACCGCGTAG
- a CDS encoding helix-turn-helix domain-containing protein: protein MEEQRQQVDGREQEASADILHVFGRQLKLCRERAGLDRAELGSRTGYSASTIASFEQGRRIPPPKFIDKADELLEAGGLLKVGKEEVARAQYPAFFRDAARLEAEAVELHLYDTHLVNGLLQTEEYARAVFAMWQPLLDEVIIEQRVAARLARQEIFTRYHAPHLSFVIEETVLRRPLGGKAAWRGQLEHLMLIAEKRNVVIQVMPLSREEHAGLAGPFTLMETKDERRIAYTEVQGDSRVHTERQKVRGLERTYGILRAQALTPADSLGLIETLLGER from the coding sequence GTGGAGGAACAGCGGCAGCAGGTGGACGGCCGGGAGCAGGAGGCGAGCGCCGACATCCTGCACGTCTTCGGGCGGCAACTGAAGCTGTGCAGGGAGCGGGCGGGGCTGGACCGGGCCGAGCTGGGAAGCCGGACGGGGTACTCGGCCTCGACGATCGCCTCCTTCGAGCAGGGGAGGCGGATTCCGCCGCCCAAGTTCATCGACAAGGCGGATGAACTGCTCGAAGCGGGTGGGCTGTTGAAGGTGGGGAAGGAGGAGGTGGCTCGGGCGCAGTATCCGGCGTTCTTTCGGGATGCGGCCAGGTTGGAGGCTGAGGCGGTTGAGTTGCACCTGTACGACACCCACCTGGTCAACGGCCTGCTACAGACCGAGGAGTACGCGCGGGCGGTGTTCGCCATGTGGCAGCCGCTCCTGGACGAAGTGATCATCGAGCAGCGCGTTGCCGCCCGATTGGCGCGGCAGGAGATTTTCACCCGGTACCACGCCCCGCACCTCAGCTTCGTGATCGAGGAGACCGTCCTGCGCCGTCCGCTCGGTGGCAAGGCTGCCTGGCGAGGACAGTTGGAGCACCTCATGCTGATCGCGGAGAAGCGCAACGTGGTGATTCAGGTGATGCCGCTCTCCCGTGAGGAACACGCGGGACTGGCCGGCCCGTTCACCTTGATGGAAACCAAGGATGAGCGCAGGATCGCCTACACGGAGGTGCAAGGCGACAGCCGCGTCCACACGGAGCGTCAGAAGGTGCGAGGGCTTGAGCGCACGTACGGAATCCTTCGCGCGCAGGCCCTCACTCCGGCAGACTCACTCGGGTTGATCGAGACGTTGCTGGGAGAGAGATGA
- a CDS encoding ATP-binding protein, whose product MKSVTPPQRRTPQPTHTFAMQFTSTPRGARLARRMVSHRLDTWGHPYTSPANETVTLIAAELTANAVQHGHVPGRDFHVRLTEAEDGTLRIKVTDTRAERRPVAGTPAPDGESGRGLLLVDALADDWGVQPRPTGPGKTVWAEDVLPPGRTGHGSPPGK is encoded by the coding sequence ATGAAGTCAGTGACTCCCCCACAAAGGCGTACGCCCCAGCCGACCCACACGTTCGCGATGCAGTTCACCTCGACCCCGCGCGGCGCCCGCCTCGCCCGCCGGATGGTCTCGCACCGCCTGGACACGTGGGGCCACCCGTACACCTCACCGGCGAACGAGACGGTCACGCTGATCGCCGCGGAACTCACCGCGAACGCGGTCCAGCACGGACACGTACCGGGCCGCGACTTCCACGTGCGCCTCACCGAGGCCGAGGACGGCACGCTGCGCATCAAGGTCACGGACACCCGCGCGGAGAGACGACCGGTCGCCGGAACACCGGCCCCGGACGGCGAGTCGGGCCGCGGCCTGCTCCTGGTGGACGCCCTCGCCGACGACTGGGGCGTCCAGCCCCGCCCCACCGGTCCCGGCAAGACCGTCTGGGCGGAAGACGTCCTGCCACCGGGACGGACCGGGCACGGGAGCCCCCCGGGGAAGTGA
- a CDS encoding RidA family protein produces MAFLAGSVPLDADGRLVGEGDPVWQAEQVLANLEEQLRAVGSDLTQVVSTDVYVVSGEPAALSAVWDVVEASGLSTGPHSSTLLGVACLGYPGQLVEITATAVVPDAAANS; encoded by the coding sequence CTGGCGTTCCTCGCCGGGTCGGTTCCGCTCGACGCCGACGGGAGGCTCGTCGGGGAGGGGGACCCGGTGTGGCAGGCCGAGCAGGTGTTGGCCAACCTCGAGGAGCAGTTGCGTGCGGTGGGAAGCGACCTGACGCAGGTCGTGTCGACGGACGTGTACGTCGTCAGCGGTGAGCCCGCCGCGCTCTCCGCCGTGTGGGACGTCGTCGAAGCGTCCGGGCTGAGCACCGGGCCGCACTCGTCGACCTTGCTCGGTGTGGCCTGCCTCGGTTACCCCGGGCAGCTCGTCGAGATCACCGCGACGGCCGTCGTACCGGACGCGGCGGCGAATTCATGA
- a CDS encoding GNAT family N-acetyltransferase — protein MIIDDRTVNLRRALPADADPAADVWLRSFAAALPGVVRPRSDDEVHGFFRHVLVPLRETWVAEREGGGLVGVMVLEDEEQLAQLYLAPEWRGRGLGDRFVALAKERGPGGLSLWTFQANGPAHRFYARHGFEAVEWTDGSRNEEREPDVRFVWRP, from the coding sequence ATGATCATCGACGACCGGACGGTGAACCTGCGCCGAGCCCTGCCCGCCGACGCCGACCCCGCGGCCGACGTCTGGCTGCGGTCGTTCGCCGCGGCCCTGCCGGGCGTGGTCCGGCCTCGGTCCGACGACGAGGTGCACGGCTTCTTCCGTCATGTCCTCGTGCCGCTGCGCGAGACGTGGGTGGCGGAGAGGGAGGGCGGGGGCCTCGTCGGTGTGATGGTGCTGGAGGACGAGGAGCAGCTGGCGCAGTTGTACCTCGCCCCCGAGTGGCGCGGGCGCGGGCTGGGCGACCGGTTCGTCGCACTGGCCAAGGAGCGCGGGCCCGGGGGCCTTTCCCTGTGGACCTTCCAGGCCAACGGGCCCGCGCACCGCTTCTACGCGCGGCACGGTTTCGAGGCCGTCGAGTGGACCGACGGGAGCCGGAACGAGGAGCGGGAGCCGGACGTGCGGTTCGTGTGGCGGCCGTAG
- the pip gene encoding prolyl aminopeptidase, protein MGLYPHIEPYEHGMLDVGDGNHVYWETCGNPHGKPALVLHGGPGSRASPGLRRFFDPAAYRIVLLDQRGAGRSTPSAADHATDMSVNTTAHLLADLERLRAHLGIERWLVWGISWGSALGLRYAQTHPGVVTELVLTGVTTGSHPEVALLTRGLGKIFPEAFERFIGELPAGERDGNLAAAYNRLLESPDAEVRDRAAQAWTDWETAIIPAPPGSVARFQDPVFRRGFARTVTHYWGNDHFLGEGDDEGVVLRDAHLLKGIPGTLVQGSLDLGNLLGIVWRLQHAWPDAELTVVDEAGHDVEAVGDAALVAATDRYARADA, encoded by the coding sequence ATGGGTCTCTATCCGCACATAGAACCGTACGAGCACGGCATGCTCGACGTCGGCGACGGCAACCACGTGTACTGGGAAACCTGCGGGAACCCGCACGGCAAGCCCGCGCTGGTGCTGCACGGCGGCCCGGGCAGCCGTGCGAGCCCCGGCCTCCGCCGCTTCTTCGACCCCGCCGCGTACCGCATCGTGCTCCTCGACCAGCGCGGCGCCGGACGGTCGACACCGAGCGCGGCCGACCACGCCACCGACATGAGCGTGAACACGACCGCCCATCTCCTGGCCGACCTGGAGCGGCTGCGCGCCCACCTGGGTATCGAGAGGTGGCTGGTGTGGGGCATCTCCTGGGGATCGGCGCTGGGACTGCGGTACGCGCAGACGCACCCCGGGGTGGTGACCGAACTGGTGCTGACCGGGGTGACCACCGGCTCCCACCCCGAAGTGGCCCTCCTGACCCGCGGGTTGGGGAAGATCTTCCCGGAGGCCTTCGAACGCTTCATCGGTGAACTTCCCGCCGGTGAACGCGACGGCAACCTCGCCGCCGCCTACAACAGGCTGCTGGAGTCCCCCGACGCGGAGGTCCGGGACCGGGCCGCACAGGCCTGGACCGACTGGGAGACGGCGATCATCCCCGCGCCGCCGGGCTCGGTCGCACGCTTCCAGGATCCGGTGTTCCGCAGGGGCTTCGCCCGCACCGTCACCCACTACTGGGGCAACGACCACTTCCTCGGGGAGGGCGACGACGAGGGCGTGGTCCTCCGCGACGCGCATCTGCTGAAGGGCATCCCCGGCACCCTGGTCCAGGGCAGCCTCGACCTCGGCAACCTCCTCGGCATCGTCTGGCGGCTCCAGCACGCCTGGCCGGACGCCGAGCTGACGGTCGTCGACGAGGCCGGCCACGACGTCGAAGCCGTCGGGGACGCCGCACTGGTGGCGGCGACGGACCGGTACGCGCGCGCCGACGCCTGA
- a CDS encoding uracil-DNA glycosylase: MDLSGLPDFHGLPDSPTPSGAHDSPSLSALDRRITGCRACPRLVDWREEVARTKRAAFTDWTYWGRPVPGFGPPDARLLIIGLAPAAHGGNRTGRMFTGDRSGDVLYEALYDVGLASQPTSTHSGDGLELHGVRITSPVHCAPPANKPTPAERDTCRPWLLQELRLLRPTARAALVLGAFGWQAALPAFAEAGWTVSRPRPAFAHGAHVTLPAPDGDDLHLFGCFHVSQRNTFTGKLTPAMLREVLRTAAEAAGAPTRK, encoded by the coding sequence ATGGACCTCAGCGGCCTCCCCGACTTCCACGGCCTCCCCGATTCCCCCACCCCCTCCGGCGCGCACGACTCACCGAGCCTCTCCGCTCTCGACCGGCGTATCACCGGCTGTCGTGCCTGCCCACGGCTGGTGGACTGGCGGGAGGAGGTCGCCCGTACCAAACGCGCCGCGTTCACCGACTGGACGTACTGGGGACGGCCGGTGCCGGGATTCGGGCCACCGGACGCCCGGCTGCTGATCATCGGACTGGCGCCCGCCGCGCACGGCGGCAACCGCACCGGGCGGATGTTCACCGGAGACCGTTCCGGAGACGTGCTGTACGAGGCTCTGTACGACGTCGGGCTCGCCTCGCAGCCCACCTCCACACACTCCGGGGACGGGCTGGAACTGCACGGTGTACGCATCACCTCGCCCGTGCACTGCGCCCCGCCCGCCAACAAACCGACCCCCGCGGAACGGGACACCTGCCGGCCCTGGCTGCTCCAGGAGCTGCGGCTCCTGCGGCCGACGGCGCGGGCCGCGCTCGTCCTCGGCGCCTTCGGATGGCAGGCAGCCCTGCCCGCGTTCGCCGAGGCGGGCTGGACCGTATCCCGCCCCCGCCCGGCCTTCGCGCACGGCGCCCACGTCACGCTTCCCGCCCCGGACGGCGACGACCTGCACCTCTTCGGCTGCTTCCACGTCAGCCAGCGCAACACCTTCACCGGCAAGCTCACCCCCGCCATGCTGCGGGAGGTGCTGCGCACGGCGGCCGAAGCGGCGGGAGCGCCCACCCGGAAATGA
- a CDS encoding RNA-binding S4 domain-containing protein translates to MASEGAEYGRTRGGGDPAKGAAPAQETAPAPPPARAAGASPGSGGTAAPDPETAAAVAAAEAAGPKSGESVRTDSWIWAVRLLKTRSLGGAACRGGHVRVNGERVKPAHSLRVGDEVRLRHEGRERVVVVKRLIRKRVGAPVAVQCYIDNSPPPPPRDAVAPAGVRDRGAGRPTKRDRRELERLRGLGGSGGLSGPDLPGSLEGPDAPAEAGGRGRQPASKNPKSAKKRQRP, encoded by the coding sequence ATGGCTTCTGAGGGTGCGGAGTACGGCAGGACGCGTGGCGGCGGAGACCCCGCGAAGGGGGCGGCCCCCGCACAGGAAACCGCTCCCGCGCCACCGCCCGCGCGCGCTGCCGGGGCCTCCCCCGGCTCGGGCGGGACAGCCGCCCCGGACCCGGAGACCGCCGCCGCCGTGGCGGCTGCCGAGGCCGCCGGGCCGAAGAGCGGCGAGAGTGTTCGGACCGACAGCTGGATCTGGGCCGTACGCCTGCTCAAGACCCGTTCCCTCGGCGGCGCCGCCTGCCGGGGCGGTCATGTGCGCGTGAACGGTGAGCGGGTGAAGCCCGCGCACTCGCTGCGCGTCGGCGACGAGGTGCGCCTGCGGCACGAGGGCCGGGAGCGGGTCGTCGTCGTCAAGCGCCTGATCCGCAAGCGGGTGGGCGCCCCGGTCGCGGTCCAGTGCTACATCGACAACTCCCCGCCGCCCCCGCCCCGCGACGCCGTCGCCCCGGCCGGCGTCCGGGACCGCGGCGCGGGCCGCCCGACCAAGCGCGACCGCCGCGAGCTGGAACGCCTCCGCGGCCTGGGTGGCTCGGGAGGCCTGAGCGGCCCCGACCTCCCCGGCTCCCTCGAAGGACCCGACGCACCGGCCGAGGCCGGTGGCCGTGGCCGGCAGCCGGCCTCGAAGAACCCGAAGAGCGCGAAGAAACGGCAGCGGCCCTGA
- a CDS encoding DoxX family protein — protein MSEHTAPAVSAASTTSASPTTSARGRWAGIALRVVQVVLALFFAFASALPKLIAHASAVESFDDMGWGSAGMYAIGALELAGAIGLLVPVLQSAAAVGLSALMVGACVVQIVVFDGQYAVTPIVLMVPLVLIAWARREHNADLLRLVRRQG, from the coding sequence ATGTCCGAGCACACCGCCCCTGCCGTATCCGCCGCTTCCACTACGTCCGCGTCCCCCACCACGTCGGCTCGCGGGCGGTGGGCCGGGATCGCGCTGCGCGTGGTACAGGTGGTGCTCGCGCTCTTCTTCGCTTTCGCGAGCGCCCTGCCGAAGCTCATCGCGCACGCGTCGGCCGTCGAGTCCTTCGACGACATGGGCTGGGGCAGCGCGGGGATGTACGCCATCGGCGCGCTGGAGCTCGCCGGTGCGATCGGCCTGCTGGTCCCGGTGCTGCAGTCGGCGGCCGCGGTAGGGCTGAGCGCGCTGATGGTGGGGGCGTGCGTGGTGCAGATCGTCGTCTTCGACGGTCAGTACGCGGTGACCCCGATCGTCCTGATGGTGCCGCTCGTACTCATCGCCTGGGCACGACGGGAGCACAACGCGGATCTGCTGCGGCTGGTGCGCCGCCAGGGATGA
- a CDS encoding class I SAM-dependent methyltransferase, with protein MREGYEGTGPGAITPDGCAVELYARLPVGDEPDIVAAAVPVGASVLELGSGVGRMTHALLERGFRVTAVDESAEMLERVRGARTVCGPIERLRLDETFDVVLLASFLVHAGDAQVRRGLLRTCVRHLAEGGCVLIQREGEDHHTNVPRERVDPAGFTVRIVSAEPAGDGVDAVHAQYVFPDAVWTQTFRSRPLTKEQFEEALGEEGLRVDRYLTEDGMWVRALVAATAG; from the coding sequence ATGCGTGAGGGATACGAGGGGACGGGGCCCGGGGCGATCACCCCGGACGGCTGTGCGGTGGAGCTGTACGCGCGGCTGCCCGTCGGGGACGAGCCGGACATCGTCGCCGCCGCCGTGCCGGTCGGCGCGAGCGTCCTGGAGCTGGGCAGCGGCGTGGGCAGGATGACCCACGCGCTGCTGGAGCGCGGATTCAGGGTGACGGCCGTGGACGAGTCCGCCGAGATGCTGGAGCGCGTGCGCGGAGCACGGACCGTATGCGGCCCGATAGAGAGGCTGCGGCTGGACGAGACGTTCGACGTGGTGCTGCTCGCGTCGTTCCTGGTGCACGCGGGCGACGCGCAGGTGCGGCGGGGACTGCTGCGCACCTGCGTGCGGCACCTGGCGGAGGGAGGGTGCGTACTGATCCAGCGGGAGGGCGAGGACCACCACACGAACGTGCCGCGCGAGCGGGTGGACCCGGCGGGCTTCACCGTGCGGATCGTGTCGGCCGAGCCGGCCGGCGACGGGGTCGACGCGGTACACGCGCAGTACGTGTTTCCGGACGCGGTGTGGACGCAGACGTTCCGGTCGCGGCCGCTGACGAAGGAGCAGTTCGAGGAGGCACTGGGGGAGGAGGGCCTGCGCGTGGACCGGTACCTGACGGAGGACGGAATGTGGGTGAGGGCGTTGGTGGCGGCGACCGCGGGCTGA